In a genomic window of Glycine max cultivar Williams 82 chromosome 13, Glycine_max_v4.0, whole genome shotgun sequence:
- the LOC100798273 gene encoding AP-2 complex subunit alpha-1 isoform X1, translating into MAMSGMRGLSVFISDIRNCQNKEQERLRVDKELGNIRTRFKNEKALTPYEKKKYVWKMLYIYMLGYDVDFGHMEAVSLISAPKYPEKQVGYIVTSSLLNENHDFLRLAINTVRNDIIGRNETFQCLALTMVGNIGGREFAESLAPDVQKLLISSSCRPLVRKKAALCLLRLYRKNPDVVNVDGWADRMAQLLDERDLGVLTSSMSLLVALVSNNHEAYWSCLPKCIKILERLARNQDIPQEYTYYGIPSPWLQVKTMRALQYFPTIEDPNARRSLFEVLQRILMGTDVVKNVNKNNASHAVLFEALALVMHLDAEKEMMSQCVALLGKFIAVREPNIRYLGLENMTRMLMVTDVQDIIKRHQAQIITSLKDPDISIRRRALDLLYGMCDVSNAKDIVEELLQYLSTAEFAMREELSLKAAILAEKFAPDLSWYVDVILQLIDKAGDFVSDDIWFRVVQFVTNNEDLQPYAAAKAREYLDKPAIHETMVKVSAYILGEFGHLLARRPGCSPKELFSIIHEKLPTVSTSTISILLSTYAKILMHSQPPDPELQNQIWTIFKKYESSIEVEIQQRSVEYFALSRKGAALMDILAEMPKFPERQSALIKKAEDTEVDTAELSAIKLRAQQQSQTSNALVVTGQSHANGTPPVGQLSLVKVPSMSSNADEADQRLSQENGTLSKVDSQPPSADLLGDLLGPLAIEGPPGISVHPQPSSNSGLEGTVVEATAIVPAGEQANSVQPIGNIAERFHALCMKDSGVLYEDPYIQIGIKAEWRAHQGHLVLFLGNKNTSPLVSVQALILHPTHLKMELSLVPETIPPRAQVQCPLEVINLHPSRDVAVLDFSYKFGNNMVNVKLRLPAVLNKFLQPITISAEEFFPQWRSLPGPPLKLQEVVRGVRPLPLLEMANLFNSFHLTVCPGLDPNPNNLVASTTFYSESTRAMLCLARIETDPADRTQLRMTVASGDPTLTFELKEFIKDQLVSIPTAATHVPTQPAPTSPPVAQPGSAPTALTDPGAMLAALL; encoded by the exons ATGGCGATGTCGGGGATGCGAGGACTCTCCGTGTTCATAAGCGATATTCGCAATTGCCAGAACAAGGAGCAGGAGAGGCTCCGCGTTGACAAGGAACTCGGCAACATTCGCACGCGCTTTAAAAACGAGAAG GCTTTGACTCCatatgagaaaaagaaatatgtttGGAAAATGCTTTACATATATATGCTTGGATATGATGTGGATTTTGGTCACATGGAAGCTGTTTCTCTTATATCTGCCCCAAAGTATCCTGAAAAACAG GTTGGGTACATTGTAACATCAAGTTTGCTTAATGAAAATCATGACTTTCTCAGGTTGGCTATAAATACAGTGCGCAATGATATCATTGGTCGTAATGAAACCTTCCAGTGTCTAGCATTGACTATG GTTGGAAATATTGGTGGGAGAGAATTTGCTGAGTCCTTAGCACCTGATGTACAGAAGTTGTTG ATATCGAGCAGCTGCAGACCACTTGTTAGAAAAAAAGCCGCATTGTGTTTGCTGCGACTGTACAGGAAAAATCCTGATGTTGTCAATGTAGATGGATG GGCGGATCGGATGGCACAACTTCTGGATGAACGAGACCTTGGTGTTTTGACATCTTCTATGAGTCTTCTTGTTGCATTAGTATCAAACAACCATGAGGCATATTGGAGTTGTCTTCCTAAGTGTATCAAAATTTTAGAACGGCTTGCTAGGAACCAGGATATCCCACAAGAATACACTTACTACGGTATCCCATCTCCCTGGCTTCAG GTCAAAACAATGAGGGCTCTTCAATATTTTCCTACCATTGAAGATCCTAATGCAAGAAGGTCATTGTTTGAG GTCTTACAAAGGATACTGATGGGGACTGATGTTGTAAAAAATGTGAACAAAAATAATGCATCCCATGCCGTTCTTTTTGAAGCTCTTGCTCTG GTGATGCATCTTGATGCTGAAAAAGAGATGATGTCTCAATGTGTGGCTCTTCTTGGAAAATTTATTGCTGTCCGTGAACCAAACATTCGATATCTTGGCTTG GAGAATATGACAAGAATGTTGATGGTTACTGATGTACAAGATATCATTAAAAGACATCAAGCTCAGATTATTACCTCATTGAAGGATCCTGACATCAG TATTCGGAGGCGTGCTCTAGATTTGCTTTATGGCATGTGTGATGTTTCAAATGCAAAGGATATAGTTGAAGAACTACTGCAG TATCTCAGCACAGCGGAGTTTGCAATGCGTGAGGAATTGTCACTTAAAGCAGCTATTCTTGCTGAGAAGTTTGCACCAGACCTTTCATG GTATGTTGACGTGATTCTTCAATTAATTGACAAGGCCGGAGATTTTGTTAGCGATGACATATGGTTTCGGGTGGTTCAGTTTGTTACAAACAATGAAGACTTACAG CCTTATGCTGCAGCAAAAGCTCGAGAATATCTTGACAAACCTGCTATACATGAGACAATGGTTAAG GTCAGTGCATATATACTTGGAGAGTTTGGACACCTTCTAGCAAGACGACCTGGATGCAGTCCGAAGGAACTATTTAGCATTATACATGAGAAGCTTCCTACTGTATC GACTTCTActatttctattcttttgtCAACATATGCTAAAATTCTGATGCACAGTCAACCACCAGACCCTGAATTACAGAATCAAATATGGACAATATTTAAGAA ATATGAAAGCTCAATTGAAGTCGAAATACAGCAAAGATCTGTTGAATATTTTGCATTGAGTAGAAAAGGTGCAGCTCTAATGGATATATTGGCCGAAATGCCTAAATTCCCTGAACGACAG TCTGCATTGATCAAAAAGGCTGAAGACACTGAAGTCGATACAGCGGAACTAAGTGCTATAAAGTTACGAGCTCAGCAGCAATCCCAAACATCAAATGCTTTGGTTGTAACAGGCCAAAGTCATGCTAATGGAACTCCACCTGTTGGCCAACTTAGCCTTGTAAAGGTGCCCAGCATGAGTAGCAATGCG GATGAGGCAGATCAAAGATTATCCCAGGAAAATGGGACTTTGAGTAAAGTAGATTCTCAACCTCCCTCTGCAGATCTCCTTGGTGATCTCTTGGGTCCACTTGCTATTGAAGGCCCTCCCGGTATCAGTGTCCACCCTCAGCCAAGCTCCAATTCAGGATTGGAAGGAACTGTAGTTGAAGCCACGGCCATAGTACCTGCTGGAGAACAGGCCAATTCTGTGCAG CCAATTGGAAATATTGCTGAAAGATTTCATGCTTTGTGCATGAAGGATAGTGGTGTTCTATATGAGGATCCttatattcag ATTGGCATTAAAGCAGAATGGAGAGCTCATCAAGGGCATCTTGTTCTTTTCTTGGGAAACAAGAATACTTCTCCTCTTGTCTCTGTTCAAGCTTTAATATTGCATCCCACGCATTTGAAGATGGAGCTGTCTCTAGTACCAGAAACTATACCTCCCCGGGCACAA GTGCAATGCCCACTTGAGGTCATTAATCTCCACCCAAGCAGGGATGTTGCCGTTCTTGACTTCTCCTACAAGTTTGGTAACAATATG GTCAATGTCAAGCTTCGCCTACCTGCTGTCCTAAATAAATTTCTTCAGCCTATAACTATATCTGCTGAAGAGTTTTTCCCTCAATGGAGATCACTTCCTGGACCACCTTTGAAACTTCAAGAAGTG GTTAGAGGTGTTAGACCACTTCCACTGCTCGAAATGGCAAACTTATTCAACAGTTTCCATTTGACAGTTTGCCCAGGGCTT GATCCCAATCCAAACAATCTTGTTGCAAGTAcaacattttattcagaaagtacAAGGGCAATGCTTTGTTTA GCAAGAATTGAAACAGACCCAGCAGACCGAACCCAGCTGCGAATGACGGTTGCTTCAGGGGACCCAACACTAACATTTGA GCTGAAGGAGTTCATCAAGGACCAATTAGTCAGCATTCCCACCGCAGCAACCCATGTACCAACACAACCAGCTCCAACATCTCCACCAGTGGCCCAACCAGGCAGTGCTCCCACAGCATTGACGGATCCTGGGGCAATGCTGGCTGCTCTTTTATGA
- the LOC100799853 gene encoding protein RETICULATA-RELATED 1, chloroplastic, giving the protein MPAFAISNNAAAATWKIPQFNTCHFPHTPSIVLHHSLLNTRAFRIHCVPQEPLPSLQQTKHDQPSSSGGGGHGDADGDGGGGGGGGDGDGGQGGGDEEFGPLLKFEAVMRESKARGVKLPPDMEEAARITGIREMFLLRYMELQGSSWPVSFLIQHCAMLRNRMLADPSFLFKVGTEIVIDSCCATLAEVQKRGKNFWAEFELYAADLLVGVVVDIALVGLLAPYARIGKPSFSKGLLGQIQHACAALPSSVFEAERPGCKFSVMQRVSTYFYKGALYGSVGFGCGIIGQGIANMIMNAKRSFKKSEHDIPVPPLLQSAALWGFFLAVSSNTRYQIINGLESLVEASPVAKRVPLVAMAFTVGVRFGNNIYGGMQFVDWAKWSGVQ; this is encoded by the exons ATGCCAGCCTTCGCCATTTCCAACAACGCCGCCGCCGCCACGTGGAAAATTCCCCAATTCAACACTTGTCACTTTCCTCACACCCCATCCATCGTTCTCCACCATTCTCTCCTCAACACCCGCGCTTTCAGGATCCACTGTGTCCCCCAAGAACCCCTCCCCTCATTGCAACAAACCAAACACGATCAACCCTCTTCCAGTGGCGGCGGAGGTCACGGTGACGCTGACGGCGAtggtggcggcggcggcggcggcggagaCGGAGACGGAGGTCAAGGAGGAGGAGATGAAGAGTTCGGACCCTTGTTGAAGTTTGAAGCCGTTATGAGAGAATCGAAAGCTCGTGGTGTCAAGTTGCCTCCGGATATGGAGGAGGCTGCGAGGATCACTGGCATTCGGGAAATGTTTCTTCTTCGTTACATGGAGTTGCAG gGTTCGTCTTGGCCAGTGTCTTTTCTGATCCAGCATTGTGCTATGCTGAGAAATCGAATGCTAGCTgacccttcttttcttttcaaagttgGAACCGAG ATTGTTATAGACTCTTGTTGTGCAACCCTTGCGGAGGTTCAGAAGAGAGGCAAGAATTTCTGGGCTGAATTTGAGTTGTACGCTGCTGATCTTCTGGTTGGAGTGGTTGTTGACATTGCTTTAGTGGGTCTATTAGCACCATATGCTCGAATTGGCAAGCCTTCTTTTTCAAAAGGTTTGCTTGGACAAATTCAGCATGCTTGTGCTGCTCTTCCTAGCAG TGTTTTTGAAGCTGAAAGACCAGGATGTAAATTCTCTGTGATGCAGCGCGTATCTACATACTTCTACAAG GGTGCATTGTATGGATCAGTTGGCTTTGGATGTGGTATTATTGGTCAAGGAATTGCAAATATGATCATGAATGCCAAAAG GAGCTTTAAGAAATCTGAACATGACATACCTGTGCCTCCTCTTCTGCAAAGTGCTGCTCTTTGGG GATTCTTTCTTGCTGTGTCATCCAACACACGTTATCAAATAATCAACGGACTAGAAAGCCTTGTTGAAGCATCTCCCGTGGCAAAGAGGGTCCCACTTGTTGCAATGGCATTCACTGTGGGTGTGAGATTTGGCAACAACATCTATGGTGGCATGCAGTTCGTAGACTGGGCCAAATGGAGTGGCGTACAATGA
- the LOC100798273 gene encoding AP-2 complex subunit alpha-1 isoform X2 has product MVGNIGGREFAESLAPDVQKLLISSSCRPLVRKKAALCLLRLYRKNPDVVNVDGWADRMAQLLDERDLGVLTSSMSLLVALVSNNHEAYWSCLPKCIKILERLARNQDIPQEYTYYGIPSPWLQVKTMRALQYFPTIEDPNARRSLFEVLQRILMGTDVVKNVNKNNASHAVLFEALALVMHLDAEKEMMSQCVALLGKFIAVREPNIRYLGLENMTRMLMVTDVQDIIKRHQAQIITSLKDPDISIRRRALDLLYGMCDVSNAKDIVEELLQYLSTAEFAMREELSLKAAILAEKFAPDLSWYVDVILQLIDKAGDFVSDDIWFRVVQFVTNNEDLQPYAAAKAREYLDKPAIHETMVKVSAYILGEFGHLLARRPGCSPKELFSIIHEKLPTVSTSTISILLSTYAKILMHSQPPDPELQNQIWTIFKKYESSIEVEIQQRSVEYFALSRKGAALMDILAEMPKFPERQSALIKKAEDTEVDTAELSAIKLRAQQQSQTSNALVVTGQSHANGTPPVGQLSLVKVPSMSSNADEADQRLSQENGTLSKVDSQPPSADLLGDLLGPLAIEGPPGISVHPQPSSNSGLEGTVVEATAIVPAGEQANSVQPIGNIAERFHALCMKDSGVLYEDPYIQIGIKAEWRAHQGHLVLFLGNKNTSPLVSVQALILHPTHLKMELSLVPETIPPRAQVQCPLEVINLHPSRDVAVLDFSYKFGNNMVNVKLRLPAVLNKFLQPITISAEEFFPQWRSLPGPPLKLQEVVRGVRPLPLLEMANLFNSFHLTVCPGLDPNPNNLVASTTFYSESTRAMLCLARIETDPADRTQLRMTVASGDPTLTFELKEFIKDQLVSIPTAATHVPTQPAPTSPPVAQPGSAPTALTDPGAMLAALL; this is encoded by the exons ATG GTTGGAAATATTGGTGGGAGAGAATTTGCTGAGTCCTTAGCACCTGATGTACAGAAGTTGTTG ATATCGAGCAGCTGCAGACCACTTGTTAGAAAAAAAGCCGCATTGTGTTTGCTGCGACTGTACAGGAAAAATCCTGATGTTGTCAATGTAGATGGATG GGCGGATCGGATGGCACAACTTCTGGATGAACGAGACCTTGGTGTTTTGACATCTTCTATGAGTCTTCTTGTTGCATTAGTATCAAACAACCATGAGGCATATTGGAGTTGTCTTCCTAAGTGTATCAAAATTTTAGAACGGCTTGCTAGGAACCAGGATATCCCACAAGAATACACTTACTACGGTATCCCATCTCCCTGGCTTCAG GTCAAAACAATGAGGGCTCTTCAATATTTTCCTACCATTGAAGATCCTAATGCAAGAAGGTCATTGTTTGAG GTCTTACAAAGGATACTGATGGGGACTGATGTTGTAAAAAATGTGAACAAAAATAATGCATCCCATGCCGTTCTTTTTGAAGCTCTTGCTCTG GTGATGCATCTTGATGCTGAAAAAGAGATGATGTCTCAATGTGTGGCTCTTCTTGGAAAATTTATTGCTGTCCGTGAACCAAACATTCGATATCTTGGCTTG GAGAATATGACAAGAATGTTGATGGTTACTGATGTACAAGATATCATTAAAAGACATCAAGCTCAGATTATTACCTCATTGAAGGATCCTGACATCAG TATTCGGAGGCGTGCTCTAGATTTGCTTTATGGCATGTGTGATGTTTCAAATGCAAAGGATATAGTTGAAGAACTACTGCAG TATCTCAGCACAGCGGAGTTTGCAATGCGTGAGGAATTGTCACTTAAAGCAGCTATTCTTGCTGAGAAGTTTGCACCAGACCTTTCATG GTATGTTGACGTGATTCTTCAATTAATTGACAAGGCCGGAGATTTTGTTAGCGATGACATATGGTTTCGGGTGGTTCAGTTTGTTACAAACAATGAAGACTTACAG CCTTATGCTGCAGCAAAAGCTCGAGAATATCTTGACAAACCTGCTATACATGAGACAATGGTTAAG GTCAGTGCATATATACTTGGAGAGTTTGGACACCTTCTAGCAAGACGACCTGGATGCAGTCCGAAGGAACTATTTAGCATTATACATGAGAAGCTTCCTACTGTATC GACTTCTActatttctattcttttgtCAACATATGCTAAAATTCTGATGCACAGTCAACCACCAGACCCTGAATTACAGAATCAAATATGGACAATATTTAAGAA ATATGAAAGCTCAATTGAAGTCGAAATACAGCAAAGATCTGTTGAATATTTTGCATTGAGTAGAAAAGGTGCAGCTCTAATGGATATATTGGCCGAAATGCCTAAATTCCCTGAACGACAG TCTGCATTGATCAAAAAGGCTGAAGACACTGAAGTCGATACAGCGGAACTAAGTGCTATAAAGTTACGAGCTCAGCAGCAATCCCAAACATCAAATGCTTTGGTTGTAACAGGCCAAAGTCATGCTAATGGAACTCCACCTGTTGGCCAACTTAGCCTTGTAAAGGTGCCCAGCATGAGTAGCAATGCG GATGAGGCAGATCAAAGATTATCCCAGGAAAATGGGACTTTGAGTAAAGTAGATTCTCAACCTCCCTCTGCAGATCTCCTTGGTGATCTCTTGGGTCCACTTGCTATTGAAGGCCCTCCCGGTATCAGTGTCCACCCTCAGCCAAGCTCCAATTCAGGATTGGAAGGAACTGTAGTTGAAGCCACGGCCATAGTACCTGCTGGAGAACAGGCCAATTCTGTGCAG CCAATTGGAAATATTGCTGAAAGATTTCATGCTTTGTGCATGAAGGATAGTGGTGTTCTATATGAGGATCCttatattcag ATTGGCATTAAAGCAGAATGGAGAGCTCATCAAGGGCATCTTGTTCTTTTCTTGGGAAACAAGAATACTTCTCCTCTTGTCTCTGTTCAAGCTTTAATATTGCATCCCACGCATTTGAAGATGGAGCTGTCTCTAGTACCAGAAACTATACCTCCCCGGGCACAA GTGCAATGCCCACTTGAGGTCATTAATCTCCACCCAAGCAGGGATGTTGCCGTTCTTGACTTCTCCTACAAGTTTGGTAACAATATG GTCAATGTCAAGCTTCGCCTACCTGCTGTCCTAAATAAATTTCTTCAGCCTATAACTATATCTGCTGAAGAGTTTTTCCCTCAATGGAGATCACTTCCTGGACCACCTTTGAAACTTCAAGAAGTG GTTAGAGGTGTTAGACCACTTCCACTGCTCGAAATGGCAAACTTATTCAACAGTTTCCATTTGACAGTTTGCCCAGGGCTT GATCCCAATCCAAACAATCTTGTTGCAAGTAcaacattttattcagaaagtacAAGGGCAATGCTTTGTTTA GCAAGAATTGAAACAGACCCAGCAGACCGAACCCAGCTGCGAATGACGGTTGCTTCAGGGGACCCAACACTAACATTTGA GCTGAAGGAGTTCATCAAGGACCAATTAGTCAGCATTCCCACCGCAGCAACCCATGTACCAACACAACCAGCTCCAACATCTCCACCAGTGGCCCAACCAGGCAGTGCTCCCACAGCATTGACGGATCCTGGGGCAATGCTGGCTGCTCTTTTATGA